One window of the Maylandia zebra isolate NMK-2024a linkage group LG19, Mzebra_GT3a, whole genome shotgun sequence genome contains the following:
- the marcksb gene encoding myristoylated alanine-rich protein kinase C substrate b yields the protein MGAQISKTAGKEEAAVEQPAEGAAVAAKTNGQENGHAKTNGDTSPATEEVNKAEVQANGSTPTEEAPKEEGEKVEGAEANGEKEPAATNGEASAKPEEGTPSTSEDGKQKKKRFSFKKPSFKLSGFSFKKTKKESEEATEDGAGAAAEPAEGEKATSEAPTEEAKPDEAGEEAKEAAAEEPKAEEGKAEETAGEEKPAEASPTEPETAASPEAAAAAE from the exons ATGGGAGCACAAATCTCCAAAACCGCTGGAAAAGAGGAAGCCGCCGTGGAACAGCCAGCAGAAGGTGCAGCCGTTGCAGCAAAAACGAACGGACAG GAAAATGGCCATGCCAAGACCAATGGGGATACCTCTCCTGCTACAGAGGAAGTCAACAAAGCCGAAGTGCAGGCCAATGGAAGCACTCCTACTGAGGAGGCACCAAAAGAAGAAGGTGAAAAGGTAGAGGGTGCCGAAGCCAATGGAGAGAAGGAGCCTGCCGCCACAAATGGAGAAGCTTCTGCCAAACCTGAGGAAGGCACTCCGTCTACTAGCGAGGATggcaagcagaagaaaaagcgTTTCTCTTTCAAGAAACCGTCCTTCAAGCTCAGTGGCTTCTCTTTCAAGAAGACCAAGAAAGAGTCCGAAGAGGCGACAGAGGACGGTGCgggagcagcagcagaaccAGCCGAAGGGGAGAAGGCGACATCTGAGGCACCTACTGAAGAGGCCAAGCCAGATGAGGCCGGCGAGGAAGCCAAGGAAGCTGCAGCTGAGGAGCCAAAGGCCGAGGAGGGGAAGGCAGAGGAAACCGCAGGAGAGGAAAAGCCAGCTGAAGCTTCACCTACTGAGCCAGAAACGGCAGCCAGTCCAGAAGCCGCTGCTGCCGCCGAGTAA
- the col10a1a gene encoding collagen, type X, alpha 1a: MDIRVATILLLVVASAAAHGKGYVVRKVMPVKSHVVSVAGEPGPPGEPGPEGPSGPPGPPGENGVGYAGPQGPPGPPGSPGRSIAGKPGSPGGPGKPGRPGDSGEKGDTGATGPQGPRGVPGSPGSPGPAGLSATGKPGPSGLPGAMGPRGEPGLKGHPGIPGLPGSKGDRGVGSPGPQGETGPEGPMGPPGATGSSGVGKPGKPGSPGEPGKSGSPGSDGAPGPMGPQGPKGHTGAPGVGIPGKPGENGAPGLPGPSGPKGNQGPTGSTGAPGVPGYGKPGANGEKGERGATGSTGATGPKGEQGPTGYTGATGATGPTGPTGPQGERGFTGAPGAVGSKGDTGATGPQGPKGNKGDQGAQGFQGKQGYPGPAGPAGARGETGPTGEKGNGGAPGTPGAPGIPGPAGPKGHPGRPGEQGPSGSDGAPGSRGPTGPQGPAGAPGLKGHPGLPGAPGPAGLAAKGLTGPEGPPGQPGEPGSDGEPGPAGPPGPPGPPGEVAFEKGKGMEVSEIMVKSPMSAFTAALTTPYPPAGSPIKFDHIVYNAENHYDPESGIFTCQVPGVYFFSYSIHVNGAHALVALYKNGQPVMFTYDEYNKGFLDQMSGSAVLLLDEQDTVYVQIPDDEANGVFAAENVHCSFSGFLIAST; encoded by the exons ATGGACATACGTGTAGCGACCATCCTCCTCCTTGTGGTGGCCTCTGCAGCAGCCCACGGAAAGGGTTACGTAGTGAGGAAGGTGATGCCTGTGAAGAGCCATG TGGTGTCAGTGGCAGGTGAGCCTGGTCCTCCAGGTGAGCCAGGCCCCGAGGGACCTTCTGGCCCTCCTGGCCCACCAGGTGAAAATGGTGTAGGCTATGCTGGACCTCAAGGACCTCCCGGACCCCCTGGATCTCCTGGCCGCTCCATTGCTGGTAAACCTGGATCTCCAGGTGGTCCTGGCAAACCTGGCAGGCCTGGAGACTCTGGTGAGAAGGGAGATACTGGAGCCACTGGCCCTCAAGGACCTAGGGGAGTCCCTGGATCACCAGGAAGCCCTGGACCTGCTGGCCTCTCTGCTACTGGCAAGCCTGGACCATCAGGTCTTCCTGGAGCAATGGGACCTAGAGGAGAGCCTGGTCTGAAAGGACATCCAGGTATCCCTGGACTGCCAGGTTCTAAGGGTGATAGAGGGGTGGGATCACCTGGACCTCAGGGTGAGACAGGACCTGAAGGGCCTATGGGTCCACCTGGAGCTACAGGTTCATCTGGAGTTGGAAAGCCAGGAAAACCAGGTTCCCCAGGTGAGCCAGGAAAATCAGGTAGCCCAGGTAGCGATGGTGCCCCTGGTCCCATGGGACCTCAGGGACCTAAAGGACACACCGGTGCCCCAGGTGTTGGTATTCCAGGTAAACCAGGTGAGAATGGTGCCCCCGGTCTGCCTGGTCCAAGTGGCCCTAAAGGCAACCAGGGACCTACTGGATCCACTGGTGCCCCTGGAGTGCCTGGATATGGAAAGCCAGGTGCAAAtggagagaaaggagaaaggGGAGCTACAGGTAGCACTGGTGCTACAGGCCCAAAGGGTGAGCAAGGTCCAACTGGATATACTGGTGCTACTGGTGCAACTGGCCCAACTGGTCCTACTGGACCTCAGGGTGAAAGAGGTTTCACAGGTGCACCTGGTGCTGTTGGCTCTAAAGGTGACACAGGAGCAACTGGTCCTCAGGGACCTAAGGGAAACAAGGGAGATCAGGGAGCACAGGGTTTCCAAGGTAAGCAGGGTTACCCAGGACCAGCTGGTCCTGCTGGGGCCAGAGGGGAAACTGGACCCACAGGTGAAAAAGGAAATGGAGGTGCCCCAGGTACCCCAGGAGCCCCAGGTATCCCAGGCCCTGCTGGACCCAAAGGTCATCCTGGTCGCCCAGGTGAGCAAGGTCCCTCTGGATCAGATGGTGCACCAGGTTCAAGAGGACCTACTGGGCCTCAAGGTCCCGCTGGtgctccaggcctcaagggacACCCAGGTCTCCCTGGTGCCCCTGGCCCCGCTGGTTTGGCTGCTAAGGGTCTCACTGGACCTGAGGGTCCTCCTGGTCAACCTGGTGAGCCCGGCTCTGATGGAGAACCTGGCCCAGCTGGCCCTCCTGGTCCCCCTGGCCCTCCAGGTGAGGTTGCATTTGAGAAGGGCAAGGGCATGGAAGTGAGCGAGATTATGGTGAAGTCCCCCATGTCTGCTTTCACTGCAGCTCTGACCACCCCCTACCCTCCTGCTGGCAGCCCCATTAAATTTGACCACATAGTGTATAATGCTGAGAATCACTATGACCCTGAGTCAGGCATTTTCACTTGCCAGGTTCCTGGAGTGTACTTCTTCTCTTATAGCATCCATGTCAATGGAGCTCATGCCCTGGTGGCTCTGTACAAGAATGGCCAGCCTGTTATGTTCACTTATGATGAGTACAACAAGGGTTTCCTTGACCAGATGTCTGGTAGTGCTGTCCTCTTGCTCGATGAGCAGGATACAGTTTACGTCCAGATCCCTGACGATGAGGCCAATGGCGTCTTTGCTGCAGAGAATGTCCACTGCTCTTTCTCTGGGTTCCTCATCGCTTCAACGTGA